ATAGTTGATTATGGCGTGCAGCGAAGGGACAGACCGGTTCTGAGGAGCGTGAGCTACGCGGAGCTGAGATCCGGTTTCGTGGAGATAAACGGAAAAGAGGTCCCAACAGCATCGCTTTCAAGCTTCCACATGGCCAGAAGGGTTGCTGGAACCCTGAAGGAGTGGATCGAGAGGGGGGAGTTCCTGCTGACAGAGCAGGCCGAGCCTCTGCCAAGAAGTGGCGTCAGCAGGCCGATGAAGCAGACGAAGGAGCTCCCTTACGTCGGGGATGTCATGAACAGGGATGTTGTCACAGTGGGAGAGAACATCAGCGTGCCTGAGGCCGCACGCGTTATCGTCGGAAGCCGGTTCGATCATCTCCCGGTGGTCTCTGATGAGGGGAAGCTCATGGGCATAATAACGACATGGGACATATCCAAGGCTGTTGCAAACGGCAACATCTCAAGAGTCTCGGAGATCATGACCCGACGGGTGTACTCAGCGACCCCGGATGAGCCGATAGAGCTGGCTGCGAGGACGATGGATATCCACAGCATTTCTGCGCTTCCCGTTGTGGATAAGGACAATCGCGTCATAGGAATGATAACAAGCAACGACCTGAGCAGGCTGTTTGCGGGGAGGCGGCCGAGATGAAGCTGATGCTCAGGGTCGCGCCGGGCATAGTCAGAAAGCCCCTGATAGCTTCTGTCATCCTGGAGACCGGCGCGCTCATAAACATCGAGAGGGCGAGCATAGATGCCGTCAGCGGCGAGATCGTCCTCGATGTCTCAGACGATAAATGCAGGCAGGTCAAGGACGCATTCGAGCGCAGGGGCGTGGATGTAGTGCTCCTGGAGATCCCTGTGATGAGAAACGATGAGGAGTGCGTCCACTGCGGCGCATGCATTGCGATATGCCCCACCGGCACATTCAGGTTCGACAACTGGAAGGTTGTGACAGACCCGGGCAAGTGCATCCAGTGTGGAGCATGCGTGACAGCCTGCCCACATCGCGCACTGCAGCTGGTGCTGCGGTGACGAAGAGATCGTGATGCTGAAACAGGAAGGGTTTAAGCGCATCAGATTGATGCGGGCAACTCATCATGAAATGTGCGGATCTAAGACCACGCTTGGAGTGAAGGCGCCGCGCTCTATGGGCGAGCGGATACGGAGGATTCTTGCAGAGCGGGGTGCCCTCGACAGAAAAAAACGCATCCGCTCCGACGATTATCACATATACATCCCAGTTCTTGAGAGCATCAACCCTGATGCGCTGAAGGG
The genomic region above belongs to Methanothrix sp. and contains:
- a CDS encoding 4Fe-4S binding protein, with protein sequence MKLMLRVAPGIVRKPLIASVILETGALINIERASIDAVSGEIVLDVSDDKCRQVKDAFERRGVDVVLLEIPVMRNDEECVHCGACIAICPTGTFRFDNWKVVTDPGKCIQCGACVTACPHRALQLVLR